From Alteromonas sp. RKMC-009, one genomic window encodes:
- a CDS encoding chemotaxis protein CheW, which translates to MNDKSTTNNAPDNDQVLQWVTYRLGDETYGINVMQVQEVLRYTEIAPVPGAPDYVLGIINLRGNVVTVIDTRARFGLMPTDITDNTRIVIIESDEQVVGILVDSVAEVVYLKSSEIDSAPNVGTEESAKFIQGVSNRDGELLILVDLNKLLSDDEWDELSSL; encoded by the coding sequence ATGAATGACAAGAGCACAACGAATAACGCGCCGGATAACGATCAGGTGCTTCAGTGGGTTACCTATCGCTTAGGTGACGAAACTTACGGTATTAACGTAATGCAGGTTCAGGAAGTCTTACGCTATACCGAAATTGCGCCTGTTCCCGGTGCACCGGATTACGTGTTAGGCATTATCAATCTGCGTGGTAATGTTGTGACGGTTATTGATACCCGCGCCCGCTTTGGCCTTATGCCAACCGATATTACCGACAACACACGGATTGTAATTATCGAATCCGATGAGCAGGTTGTCGGCATCCTGGTAGACAGTGTTGCCGAAGTGGTTTATCTGAAATCATCTGAAATTGATAGTGCACCTAACGTGGGTACTGAAGAGAGCGCCAAGTTCATTCAGGGCGTGAGTAACCGCGATGGTGAATTGCTGATTCTGGTAGATCTTAATAAGCTTCTCAGTGATGACGAGTGGGATGAACTGAGCAGTCTTTAA
- a CDS encoding DUF2802 domain-containing protein: MDVPALSLLAVATGLLAVIAVIWMYFFFNRQFKQLDDTVRYQKEHIDTLQLEINDLENQNGEMQTRSMVQGKHMRELADQCTQLENQLREVKSQDPSMRLYTRAAELVKAGADVEEVMQACDLPRAEAELLISMHRQRG, encoded by the coding sequence ATGGACGTGCCGGCACTATCTTTACTCGCTGTTGCTACAGGGTTACTCGCCGTCATTGCTGTTATATGGATGTACTTTTTCTTCAACCGTCAGTTTAAACAACTCGACGATACTGTCCGCTATCAAAAAGAACACATCGATACCCTGCAACTGGAAATTAATGACCTGGAAAACCAGAACGGTGAAATGCAAACCCGTTCAATGGTACAGGGCAAACACATGCGGGAGCTGGCAGATCAATGCACGCAACTCGAAAACCAGTTACGTGAAGTAAAAAGTCAGGACCCGTCCATGCGCTTATACACCCGTGCCGCTGAACTGGTTAAAGCAGGCGCTGACGTCGAAGAGGTAATGCAAGCCTGCGACCTGCCCCGGGCTGAAGCTGAGCTGCTTATCAGCATGCACCGTCAGCGGGGATAA
- a CDS encoding Lrp/AsnC family transcriptional regulator: protein MPVKPLDKTDKAILNLLQHDGRLTNSKIASHLSLSESPCWRRLKRLEDDGYICDYQANLDRRKLGLGVVAFVQLTVSEHDETSTMKFEQIILASEHVLACHNTTGESDFLLQVVARDLDDYSHFVESYLRKLPGVTAIRSSLSLREIKSATRLPVR from the coding sequence ATGCCCGTAAAACCTCTTGATAAGACAGACAAGGCTATTTTAAACCTGTTGCAGCACGATGGCAGGTTAACAAACAGCAAAATAGCCAGCCACCTGTCGCTAAGCGAAAGTCCATGCTGGCGCCGTCTGAAGCGTCTAGAGGATGATGGTTATATCTGTGATTATCAGGCTAATCTGGACCGGAGAAAATTAGGGCTTGGCGTTGTTGCATTTGTTCAGCTTACGGTATCTGAACATGATGAAACCAGTACGATGAAGTTTGAACAGATTATACTGGCTTCAGAACATGTTCTCGCTTGCCACAATACTACCGGAGAGTCTGACTTTCTGTTACAGGTAGTCGCGAGGGACTTAGATGATTACAGCCACTTTGTTGAGAGTTACTTGCGCAAATTGCCGGGCGTGACTGCCATTCGCTCCAGTTTGTCACTACGCGAAATTAAGAGCGCTACCCGTTTACCTGTCCGGTGA
- a CDS encoding zinc-dependent alcohol dehydrogenase family protein — protein sequence MKAVVFEKFAQMPVIQNVADPTPASHGVVIKVEATGVCRSDWHCWQGHDTDVVVPHVPGHEFAGIVEAVGKDVKRFKTGDRVTVPFINACGSCPECHSGNHQVCGNQTQPGFTHWGSFAQYTTVDQADVNLVALPEHLDFVTAASLGCRFVTSFRAVVDQGKVSAGQWVAVHGCGGVGLSAVMIASALGANVIAVDLQDDKLALAKQVGAAVTINASQVASVPEAIREITTGGAHVSMDALGHSVTCVNSVQSLRKLGKHIQVGLLMAEHATPAIPMGRVIGDELEIIGSHGMQAFRYDAMLSMMMSGKLKPEKLLGRTISLTESIEALTTLDTSNTAGVTVISSF from the coding sequence ATGAAAGCTGTCGTATTCGAGAAATTTGCACAGATGCCGGTTATTCAAAATGTGGCCGACCCGACGCCGGCGAGCCACGGTGTTGTTATTAAGGTTGAGGCAACCGGTGTGTGTCGCAGCGACTGGCACTGCTGGCAAGGTCATGATACTGACGTGGTTGTTCCGCATGTACCCGGCCATGAGTTTGCCGGTATTGTTGAAGCCGTTGGAAAAGATGTGAAGCGCTTCAAAACCGGTGACCGCGTCACAGTTCCGTTTATCAATGCCTGCGGGAGTTGCCCGGAGTGTCACTCAGGTAATCATCAGGTATGCGGCAATCAAACACAGCCCGGCTTTACTCACTGGGGATCTTTTGCTCAATACACCACGGTTGATCAGGCCGATGTAAATCTTGTGGCATTACCTGAGCATCTTGACTTTGTAACCGCGGCCAGCCTCGGGTGCCGGTTTGTTACATCATTCCGCGCTGTTGTTGATCAGGGCAAAGTTTCTGCAGGACAGTGGGTGGCCGTACATGGTTGCGGTGGTGTTGGTCTGTCCGCAGTAATGATAGCCAGTGCACTGGGCGCAAACGTTATTGCCGTGGACTTGCAGGATGACAAACTGGCCCTGGCGAAACAGGTGGGCGCGGCGGTTACGATCAATGCATCACAAGTGGCCAGCGTGCCCGAAGCAATCAGAGAGATCACGACGGGCGGTGCTCATGTGTCAATGGATGCGCTGGGTCACTCTGTCACTTGTGTCAATTCTGTCCAGTCACTGCGTAAACTGGGTAAACATATTCAGGTTGGCCTGTTAATGGCAGAGCATGCAACACCGGCTATTCCCATGGGCCGTGTGATTGGTGATGAGCTGGAAATCATTGGCAGTCATGGCATGCAGGCTTTCCGGTACGATGCTATGCTTTCTATGATGATGTCCGGGAAACTGAAGCCTGAAAAATTGCTCGGGCGTACCATTTCTCTGACGGAATCTATTGAGGCTCTGACTACGCTGGATACGTCAAACACTGCGGGAGTTACAGTGATTTCATCGTTCTGA
- the metA gene encoding homoserine O-acetyltransferase MetA, producing MPICIPEQLPAQDVLSGENIFTMDSTRAATQDIRPMEVGILNLMPNKIETEVQILRLLSNTPLQVNVNLIRVDKLAPKHTPQSHMDAFYHDFSEIADKKYDGLIVTGAPLAHLPYEEVKYWDQMTEILEWAQRNVQSTLYLCWAAHAAMYHFYGVQRKLRETKLSGVFEHKVLDPYNELLRGFDPVFYAPHSRFGYIDSGEYNSVEGLKVITESDEAGAYTIASEDKRMVFVTGHPEYDPETLHDEYFRDLQADAHPAVPANYFTDDDPAKAPLVRWRSHGSLLFNNWLNYYVYQTTPYDLSQLAEKPRPKR from the coding sequence ATGCCTATTTGTATTCCCGAACAACTTCCCGCGCAGGATGTGTTGTCAGGTGAGAATATCTTCACTATGGACAGCACCCGCGCAGCGACACAGGATATTCGCCCCATGGAAGTGGGGATCCTGAATCTCATGCCCAATAAAATTGAAACGGAAGTGCAAATCTTACGTTTGCTGTCTAACACACCTCTGCAGGTGAACGTGAACCTGATCCGCGTAGACAAATTAGCGCCAAAGCACACGCCTCAATCTCACATGGACGCCTTCTATCACGACTTTTCTGAAATTGCTGATAAGAAATACGACGGTTTAATCGTAACAGGTGCACCGCTGGCTCACTTGCCTTATGAGGAAGTGAAATACTGGGATCAGATGACAGAGATTTTGGAGTGGGCACAACGTAATGTGCAATCCACACTCTATCTGTGCTGGGCTGCTCATGCGGCGATGTATCATTTCTACGGTGTGCAGAGAAAACTCAGAGAAACTAAACTGTCTGGTGTCTTTGAGCATAAAGTGCTCGACCCTTATAACGAGCTGCTGAGAGGTTTCGATCCGGTTTTTTATGCGCCTCATTCCCGTTTCGGGTATATTGACTCCGGCGAATATAACAGTGTTGAAGGTTTGAAGGTCATTACGGAATCTGATGAGGCGGGTGCATACACCATCGCATCTGAAGATAAGCGTATGGTGTTTGTTACCGGGCATCCTGAATACGACCCGGAAACTCTGCATGACGAGTATTTCCGTGATTTACAGGCGGACGCCCATCCGGCAGTGCCGGCTAACTATTTTACGGACGATGACCCCGCAAAAGCGCCTTTAGTTCGCTGGCGCTCCCATGGTAGTCTGCTGTTCAATAACTGGCTGAACTACTATGTTTATCAGACAACACCTTATGATTTGAGTCAGCTGGCTGAGAAACCCCGGCCAAAGAGGTAA
- a CDS encoding homocysteine S-methyltransferase family protein has product MTSGTKQQLLDAAAKRVLILDGAMGTMIQEHKLEEADYRGEAFANWHCDVKGNNDLLAITQPDIIYNIHCAYLEAGADIIETNTFNATTIAMADYDMEAQSKDINLAAAKLARKACDEFTAKTPDKPRYVAGVLGPTNRTASISPDVNDPGKRNVTFDELVEAYIESTEALLDGGSDIILIETIFDTLNAKAAAFAVETVFEKRGERAPVMVSGTITDASGRTLSGQTAEAFYYSMRHVSPVSMGLNCALGPDLLRQYVEEISIISECLVSAHPNAGLPNEFGEYDLGAEEMAAHIKEWAESGLVNVVGGCCGSTPEHIRAMAEAVKDVKPRTVPVFEPKMRLSGLEPFVH; this is encoded by the coding sequence GTGACATCAGGTACAAAACAACAACTTCTGGATGCAGCGGCAAAGCGCGTTTTGATTCTGGACGGTGCCATGGGTACTATGATCCAGGAGCACAAACTGGAAGAAGCCGATTATCGTGGTGAGGCATTTGCTAACTGGCATTGCGATGTAAAAGGCAATAACGATTTGCTGGCAATTACTCAGCCGGACATTATTTACAATATCCATTGCGCTTATCTTGAAGCCGGTGCAGATATCATTGAAACCAATACGTTCAATGCTACCACCATCGCCATGGCTGACTACGACATGGAAGCGCAGTCGAAAGACATTAACCTTGCTGCTGCTAAGCTGGCCCGTAAAGCCTGTGATGAATTCACTGCAAAAACACCGGATAAGCCCCGGTATGTGGCAGGGGTCCTCGGCCCGACAAACCGCACTGCATCGATTTCACCGGATGTAAATGACCCCGGCAAGCGGAATGTAACCTTTGACGAGCTGGTAGAAGCCTATATCGAGTCCACAGAAGCGCTGTTAGATGGCGGTTCAGATATTATTTTGATAGAAACTATCTTTGATACCCTGAATGCCAAAGCGGCAGCATTCGCGGTAGAAACCGTATTTGAGAAACGCGGTGAGCGCGCACCGGTGATGGTATCAGGTACTATTACCGATGCATCGGGCAGAACCTTGTCAGGACAAACTGCGGAAGCCTTTTACTATTCCATGCGTCATGTATCGCCGGTTTCCATGGGCCTCAACTGTGCATTGGGTCCGGATTTACTGCGTCAGTACGTTGAAGAAATCAGTATTATTTCTGAATGCCTGGTTTCGGCTCACCCCAATGCCGGTTTACCCAATGAGTTTGGTGAATATGATTTGGGGGCAGAAGAAATGGCAGCACACATTAAAGAATGGGCAGAGTCCGGTCTGGTGAATGTGGTAGGTGGTTGTTGCGGCAGCACGCCTGAGCATATCCGTGCCATGGCTGAGGCGGTAAAAGACGTGAAACCACGTACCGTGCCGGTTTTTGAACCTAAAATGCGCCTTTCCGGGCTAGAACCTTTTGTTCACTAA
- the metH gene encoding methionine synthase codes for MTAEFSTFINVGERTNVTGSAVFKRLILNAEYEKALDVARQQVENGAQVIDINMDEAMLDSVEAMRTFLNLIASEPDICRVPIMIDSSKWEVIETGLKCVQGKAIVNSISLKEGKEQFVHQAKLIKRYGAATVVMAFDETGQADTKARKIEICQRSYKVLTEEVGFPPEDIIFDPNIFAVATGIEEHNNYAVDFIEATRVIRQTCPYAHISGGLSNISFSFRGNNPVREAMHSVFLYHAIRAGMDMGIVNAGQLEVYDQIPEELREAVEDVILNRREDGTERLLDIAPKYQGDGKAAAAEDLSWRELPVNKRLEHALVKGTTDYIIEDTEEARLAAERPLHVIEGPLMDGMNVVGDLFGEGKMFLPQVVKSARVMKKAVAHLQPFIEAEKDGKSSSNGKILMATVKGDVHDIGKNIVGVVLQCNNFEVVDLGVMVPCATILQVAREENVDMIGLSGLITPSLDEMVHVAKEMERLGLDLPLLIGGATTSKAHTAVKIEQNYSHPVAYVPNASRAVGVCQKLINPESRKVFEKELSDEYEKVRAQHARKQPRSKPVTLAEARANAYKPDFSVLPVKPKTPGVTPVSVDLATLRDYIDWTPFFLTWSLAGKFPRILDDEVVGEQAKELYADANKMLDKVIADGSLQAKGVIGLFPANRVGDDIEIYQDDNRDAVLGVSRHLRQQTLKDKFANYCLADFVAEKQSGIADYIGAFAVTGGIGEDELAESYNKAGDDYNAIMVKAVADRLAEAFAEYLHEQVRKDYWGFAPDENFDNDALIREKYQGIRPAPGYAACPEHTEKQLIWDLLDAEAHTTMKLTESYAMWPGAAVSGWYFSHPESRYFAVAKIQRDQLEDYAQRKGWSTEEAEKWLAPNLDD; via the coding sequence GTGACAGCAGAGTTTTCAACCTTTATTAATGTCGGTGAACGGACAAACGTTACCGGATCGGCCGTATTCAAACGCTTAATTTTAAATGCTGAGTACGAGAAAGCCCTCGATGTAGCCCGCCAGCAGGTGGAAAACGGTGCGCAGGTGATAGACATCAACATGGACGAAGCCATGTTAGATTCTGTTGAGGCCATGCGTACGTTTCTGAACCTCATTGCTTCAGAGCCTGATATTTGCCGTGTTCCGATTATGATTGACTCTTCAAAGTGGGAAGTCATTGAAACCGGACTCAAGTGCGTTCAGGGAAAGGCGATTGTGAACTCAATCAGCCTGAAAGAGGGAAAAGAGCAGTTTGTTCATCAGGCTAAACTGATCAAGCGCTACGGTGCCGCAACGGTGGTCATGGCGTTTGATGAAACCGGCCAGGCCGATACCAAAGCGCGCAAAATTGAGATTTGTCAACGCAGCTATAAGGTGCTTACCGAAGAAGTTGGATTCCCGCCGGAAGATATCATTTTCGACCCGAATATTTTTGCTGTCGCGACGGGCATTGAAGAACACAACAATTATGCGGTGGACTTTATCGAAGCCACCCGCGTAATCCGTCAGACCTGTCCTTACGCCCATATCAGTGGTGGACTATCTAATATTTCATTCTCGTTCCGGGGCAATAACCCGGTACGTGAAGCCATGCACTCGGTGTTTTTGTATCATGCTATCCGCGCGGGTATGGATATGGGCATTGTAAATGCCGGTCAGCTGGAAGTGTATGATCAGATCCCTGAAGAACTCCGTGAAGCAGTAGAAGATGTGATCCTGAACCGTCGTGAAGACGGCACTGAGCGTTTGCTGGACATCGCACCCAAATATCAGGGGGATGGCAAAGCCGCGGCGGCAGAAGATCTTTCGTGGCGTGAGCTGCCGGTGAACAAGCGGCTCGAACATGCGCTGGTAAAAGGCACCACCGATTACATCATTGAAGATACTGAAGAAGCACGGCTGGCGGCTGAACGTCCGCTGCACGTGATTGAAGGGCCGTTAATGGACGGCATGAACGTCGTCGGCGACCTGTTCGGTGAAGGTAAAATGTTTCTGCCCCAGGTGGTGAAGTCTGCCCGGGTGATGAAAAAAGCGGTTGCTCACCTGCAACCGTTTATCGAAGCGGAAAAGGACGGCAAGTCATCGAGTAACGGTAAAATCCTGATGGCTACCGTTAAGGGCGACGTGCACGATATCGGCAAGAACATCGTCGGCGTGGTACTGCAATGTAACAATTTCGAAGTAGTAGATTTGGGCGTCATGGTGCCCTGCGCTACGATTTTGCAGGTGGCCAGAGAAGAAAACGTGGATATGATCGGGTTATCCGGTCTGATTACCCCGTCGCTGGACGAAATGGTACACGTGGCCAAAGAAATGGAGCGCCTGGGGTTAGATTTACCACTGCTTATAGGCGGTGCGACGACATCCAAAGCCCATACTGCGGTGAAAATTGAGCAAAACTACAGCCATCCGGTAGCTTATGTACCTAATGCCAGCCGCGCCGTGGGTGTGTGCCAGAAGCTGATTAACCCTGAGTCCCGCAAAGTCTTTGAAAAAGAGCTGTCAGACGAATACGAAAAAGTACGGGCCCAGCATGCCCGGAAACAACCCCGCAGTAAGCCGGTTACGCTGGCAGAAGCGCGGGCTAATGCGTATAAGCCGGACTTCTCTGTTCTGCCTGTAAAGCCTAAAACGCCGGGCGTAACACCTGTGTCCGTCGATTTGGCGACATTAAGAGATTATATCGACTGGACACCGTTCTTTTTGACCTGGTCACTGGCCGGTAAATTCCCCCGCATTCTTGATGATGAAGTGGTGGGTGAGCAGGCAAAAGAGCTGTATGCCGATGCCAATAAAATGCTGGATAAAGTCATTGCTGATGGCAGCCTGCAGGCAAAAGGGGTAATCGGTTTATTCCCTGCTAACCGGGTTGGCGATGATATTGAAATTTATCAGGATGATAACCGCGATGCCGTGCTGGGCGTTTCCCGTCATTTGCGTCAGCAAACATTGAAAGACAAGTTTGCCAACTATTGTCTGGCAGACTTCGTTGCTGAGAAGCAAAGTGGAATTGCTGACTACATCGGTGCGTTCGCTGTTACCGGCGGTATCGGTGAAGACGAGCTGGCTGAGTCCTACAACAAAGCCGGAGACGACTACAACGCCATCATGGTGAAAGCCGTGGCTGACCGTTTGGCAGAAGCGTTTGCTGAATATCTGCACGAGCAGGTGAGAAAAGACTACTGGGGCTTTGCGCCTGATGAGAACTTCGACAACGATGCGCTCATCCGCGAGAAGTACCAGGGGATCCGTCCTGCACCCGGTTATGCAGCCTGTCCTGAGCACACTGAGAAGCAGTTGATTTGGGATTTGCTCGATGCCGAAGCGCATACCACCATGAAGCTGACTGAAAGTTATGCTATGTGGCCGGGAGCAGCAGTATCAGGCTGGTATTTCTCGCACCCTGAATCCAGATATTTCGCTGTGGCAAAAATCCAGCGTGATCAGCTTGAAGATTACGCACAGCGCAAAGGCTGGAGCACAGAAGAAGCTGAAAAATGGTTAGCACCGAATCTGGATGATTAA
- a CDS encoding DUF938 domain-containing protein, giving the protein MTDELPFSQACENNKGPISAILEVALSQCKRVLEVGSGTGQHAVHIAPLLPHLIWQTSDQPQYHEGVLKWIAAYPSENLLPPLNLTVGKDRLPFSEYDGVYSANTAHIMQKAEIKMMMQSLSESLPQGAVFCQYGPFTDNGAFSSESNREFHQHLIASGYGGYRDIQELQAWAPALTLEKIHEMPANNLLLQWVKN; this is encoded by the coding sequence ATGACTGATGAACTGCCTTTCTCACAGGCATGCGAAAATAACAAAGGGCCCATTTCTGCCATTTTGGAAGTGGCCCTGAGTCAATGTAAGCGTGTGCTTGAGGTGGGCAGTGGCACCGGACAGCATGCGGTGCACATTGCACCCTTGTTACCTCACCTGATATGGCAGACCAGTGATCAGCCGCAGTATCACGAAGGGGTACTGAAATGGATAGCTGCGTACCCGTCTGAAAATCTGTTACCGCCGCTTAACCTCACCGTGGGCAAAGACAGGTTGCCGTTTTCTGAATATGACGGTGTTTATTCAGCGAATACTGCTCATATTATGCAGAAAGCCGAAATTAAAATGATGATGCAGAGCCTGTCTGAATCACTGCCGCAAGGCGCAGTATTTTGCCAGTATGGCCCGTTTACAGACAACGGTGCATTCAGCAGCGAAAGTAACAGAGAGTTTCATCAACATCTGATAGCCAGTGGCTATGGCGGTTACCGGGATATACAGGAATTGCAGGCATGGGCGCCGGCACTCACGCTGGAGAAAATTCATGAAATGCCGGCGAATAATTTGTTATTGCAGTGGGTAAAGAACTGA